A section of the Bacillus pumilus genome encodes:
- a CDS encoding MurR/RpiR family transcriptional regulator, which translates to MEDLIHKLQHKVVELTDAQRRIADYIVQHPMEVAFLTVDKLASKVGTSTATIMRFSTAVGYSGFSEFQKELQSAMKHKADPQTRLEANLKHSNKSQLLHNHVELQFQNIQYALDNITEETFQQIVGKIASARHVLCTSVRSGRPVGEYMSFGINRLLGNCQYIDADQSDWVDDLVHFNSGDFIIAVSYPRYAKRMKDLMEAAKSYGVEVLLITDSYSSPLTKYAQYVLPCSSASVGSHNSVVSAIFIVDFILSALAMNDPERTKPRLDQINHMLTKMSYHTTH; encoded by the coding sequence ATGGAGGATTTAATACATAAGCTTCAGCATAAGGTCGTAGAATTAACCGATGCACAGAGGAGAATTGCAGATTATATCGTACAACATCCAATGGAGGTCGCTTTTTTAACTGTTGATAAACTTGCGTCAAAAGTCGGGACGAGTACAGCAACCATCATGCGATTCTCTACTGCTGTGGGGTATTCCGGTTTTTCTGAGTTTCAAAAAGAGCTCCAATCAGCTATGAAGCATAAAGCCGACCCTCAAACGAGACTTGAAGCGAACCTTAAGCATTCAAATAAGAGTCAGCTCCTGCATAATCATGTAGAACTGCAATTTCAAAATATCCAGTACGCCTTGGACAATATCACGGAAGAAACCTTTCAGCAAATTGTTGGGAAAATAGCTAGCGCACGCCATGTTTTGTGTACAAGTGTCCGAAGTGGAAGACCTGTTGGCGAATACATGTCGTTCGGAATCAATCGGCTATTAGGCAATTGCCAGTATATTGATGCAGATCAAAGTGACTGGGTGGATGATTTGGTTCATTTCAACTCAGGTGATTTCATTATAGCTGTCAGCTATCCGCGCTATGCAAAGCGTATGAAGGATTTGATGGAAGCAGCGAAGTCTTATGGGGTGGAAGTGCTTTTAATCACAGACAGCTACAGCTCACCACTAACTAAATATGCACAATATGTATTACCATGTTCCTCAGCAAGTGTAGGCTCTCATAACTCTGTCGTATCTGCTATCTTTATCGTTGATTTCATTTTAAGTGCATTAGCGATGAATGATCCAGAAAGAACCAAACCACGTTTAGATCAAATCAATCATATGTTAACGAAAATGAGTTATCACACAACACATTAG
- a CDS encoding RraA family protein, producing MSTVHFVSNDLIARARKLNSTLLSDVMGCTGAMDHQIKPVARGMNIVGTAFTVSLRPGDNLFLHQAIYSAQVGDILIVDGKDHKGHAYLGELMAGAAKAVGIEGIVIDGLVRDKVALEELAFPIYSKGFMPNGPFKDGPGELNEIISCGGVKVSPGDLVVADDDGVVIVPKEKAEEMLSLAEEKQAYEHQRLKTIQHYISEEKQDISLLAPAWLEGKMKKFQG from the coding sequence ATGAGTACTGTTCATTTCGTGTCAAATGATCTTATAGCTAGGGCAAGAAAGCTTAACTCGACCTTGCTGTCAGATGTGATGGGATGCACCGGCGCGATGGATCATCAAATCAAACCAGTGGCGAGAGGCATGAATATCGTCGGCACAGCTTTTACCGTGAGCTTACGGCCAGGGGATAATTTGTTTCTTCACCAAGCGATTTATTCTGCGCAAGTAGGCGATATACTCATCGTTGATGGGAAAGATCATAAGGGTCATGCATATTTAGGGGAATTGATGGCAGGTGCTGCAAAGGCTGTAGGGATAGAAGGAATCGTGATCGACGGTCTTGTCCGCGATAAAGTCGCTTTAGAGGAATTAGCTTTTCCAATCTATAGTAAGGGATTCATGCCGAATGGACCCTTTAAAGATGGGCCTGGTGAATTGAATGAAATCATCTCGTGTGGAGGGGTCAAAGTATCACCAGGTGACTTGGTCGTTGCAGATGATGATGGAGTAGTGATTGTCCCGAAGGAGAAAGCAGAAGAGATGCTGTCTCTGGCTGAAGAGAAACAAGCATATGAACATCAAAGATTAAAAACCATTCAACATTATATAAGCGAAGAAAAGCAGGATATCAGTCTCCTAGCACCTGCATGGCTAGAGGGCAAAATGAAAAAATTCCAAGGATAG
- a CDS encoding prephenate dehydrogenase/arogenate dehydrogenase family protein, with translation MKIGFIGYGEAAYELSTGLKTEGLNHFYAYDVLLQNEKLAGTIQEKAARTGVELTNNVNEVIEKSDIIIAAVPANKTLEVAQSVLGSLKKNQVYVDVSASTPDIKKQVADEMKKQEALFVDAAMLGPLPVNKHKVPITASGSGTDRFIELTKEYGMNITKISDQPGDASALKLIRSIYMKGIVALLIEFLEISKKYNVEDQAISSLSETLDSKSFEETMNRLVTGSALHAKRRAIELLGSIEMLDSAHIDASMSRAAQQKLEKLADFQFVERFNGKKPASWEEVIDVIQQG, from the coding sequence ATGAAGATAGGCTTTATCGGTTATGGAGAAGCGGCATATGAGCTGTCAACGGGATTGAAAACAGAAGGATTAAATCATTTTTATGCGTATGATGTACTATTACAGAATGAGAAACTAGCTGGAACAATCCAAGAAAAAGCAGCTCGTACAGGCGTAGAATTAACAAATAATGTGAATGAAGTCATTGAGAAATCTGACATTATCATTGCGGCTGTGCCAGCGAATAAAACCTTAGAAGTGGCTCAATCGGTATTAGGAAGTTTGAAAAAAAATCAAGTATATGTGGACGTATCGGCATCAACTCCAGACATCAAAAAACAAGTGGCAGACGAAATGAAAAAGCAAGAAGCTCTATTTGTAGATGCCGCCATGCTAGGGCCTCTCCCAGTTAACAAACATAAGGTTCCGATCACGGCAAGCGGTAGTGGAACAGATCGATTCATCGAATTAACGAAAGAATACGGTATGAATATTACAAAAATCAGTGATCAGCCAGGAGATGCTTCAGCCTTAAAGCTAATACGAAGCATTTATATGAAAGGGATTGTCGCTTTACTCATTGAATTTTTGGAAATTTCTAAAAAATATAATGTCGAAGATCAAGCAATTTCTTCACTAAGCGAAACGCTGGACAGCAAAAGTTTTGAAGAGACGATGAATCGTCTTGTAACAGGAAGTGCCTTACATGCAAAAAGAAGGGCGATCGAATTACTTGGCTCTATTGAAATGCTGGATTCAGCTCATATTGATGCGAGCATGTCACGGGCAGCACAACAGAAGCTAGAGAAATTAGCAGACTTTCAATTCGTTGAACGGTTTAATGGGAAAAAACCCGCCAGCTGGGAAGAAGTCATTGATGTGATACAGCAAGGGTGA
- a CDS encoding TRAP transporter large permease subunit → MGFIALIVFIAVIIIWNVIVKRNMGEAMLLGFSATTLFGGMDALRLFWDGLLFASTYEVLYAAVAFVFMAYLIEKLELIHALLRILNSVIGRLPGGAAYMSTLGSAVLGALSGSNSANTAATGSITASWMIKSGWSRTHTATILAGNGGLGAALPPNSSMFIMLGFAPVAALVSEGDLYIALLIGGLYQVIYRFILVYILVKKNKIQAMPPDDIVPFREAVKQGWKSIFIFFGALIPIIITIGPLANYLKSNPNIGPEAMDQISLITWIPILMMLISLTIGRKKASALDWSQFFKSAIPKFTTIGALMLFAVAASQVLAELGLAEDLTQITSVLAIPKWLMVLIVGVLVTLVAGPLSSTATLTAVGLVSFSALISVGVDPVVAVVAILAFSSTEGASPPASGSIFIASGLAGAHPEKTFIPLILYYMLPIVGIGWLIGMEILPV, encoded by the coding sequence ATGGGTTTTATTGCATTGATTGTATTCATAGCCGTCATCATTATATGGAATGTCATCGTGAAACGAAATATGGGAGAAGCCATGCTGTTGGGCTTTAGTGCAACCACTTTGTTTGGTGGAATGGATGCGCTTAGACTGTTCTGGGATGGTTTACTATTTGCATCCACTTATGAGGTGCTTTATGCAGCCGTTGCGTTTGTATTCATGGCTTATTTAATCGAGAAGCTGGAATTAATTCACGCACTCTTGCGCATCCTGAATTCGGTCATCGGTAGACTTCCAGGTGGCGCAGCTTATATGAGTACGTTAGGTTCAGCAGTGTTAGGTGCTCTTTCAGGTTCAAATTCTGCAAATACAGCTGCCACTGGCTCTATTACGGCTTCTTGGATGATTAAATCAGGATGGAGCCGAACCCATACGGCCACGATTCTAGCCGGGAATGGCGGACTTGGAGCCGCGCTGCCTCCAAACTCTTCTATGTTTATCATGCTCGGCTTTGCACCAGTTGCAGCCCTTGTCTCTGAAGGAGATTTATATATTGCTCTTTTAATAGGAGGACTGTATCAAGTCATATACCGGTTTATTTTGGTGTATATTCTGGTGAAAAAGAATAAAATCCAAGCGATGCCGCCAGATGATATTGTTCCCTTTAGAGAAGCTGTGAAACAGGGATGGAAATCGATTTTTATTTTTTTTGGTGCCTTGATCCCGATCATCATCACAATTGGTCCGCTGGCAAACTACTTAAAAAGTAATCCAAATATTGGACCAGAGGCCATGGATCAAATTTCTTTAATTACGTGGATTCCAATCCTCATGATGCTGATTAGTTTAACAATTGGAAGAAAAAAGGCGTCTGCACTAGATTGGTCTCAGTTTTTCAAGTCGGCCATTCCTAAGTTTACAACGATTGGGGCCTTGATGCTGTTTGCTGTTGCTGCTAGTCAGGTGCTTGCTGAATTAGGACTCGCAGAAGATTTGACGCAAATCACATCAGTACTTGCCATTCCGAAGTGGCTTATGGTGCTCATTGTTGGTGTTCTTGTCACGCTGGTGGCTGGACCATTATCTTCAACTGCCACATTAACCGCTGTTGGGCTTGTCTCATTCTCAGCTTTAATCTCAGTCGGAGTAGATCCGGTTGTCGCGGTTGTCGCCATTCTAGCCTTTTCATCAACAGAAGGCGCTTCCCCGCCTGCATCAGGATCCATTTTCATCGCTTCTGGTCTTGCAGGAGCCCATCCGGAGAAAACATTTATTCCGCTCATTCTTTACTATATGCTGCCGATTGTAGGAATTGGCTGGCTCATCGGAATGGAAATACTTCCAGTATAG
- a CDS encoding YwqH-like family protein, with translation MSGAIIGYTTALYSLKADISIKKEQIIELTMCRKEIKEAKSALADANKKMTHPDLTSQTWFGYLADTFDDIRDEMASASQEIKSVQITNLVNRIDERISDLKSEIHSLEHEIHSVERKIEKEKQKQLEEKRG, from the coding sequence ATGTCTGGAGCTATCATCGGTTATACAACAGCCTTGTATTCGTTAAAGGCAGACATATCCATAAAAAAAGAACAAATCATAGAACTGACCATGTGTCGAAAAGAAATAAAAGAAGCAAAGTCTGCTCTGGCAGATGCTAACAAGAAAATGACTCATCCAGATCTGACATCACAGACATGGTTTGGTTATCTTGCAGATACGTTTGATGACATTCGAGACGAGATGGCATCCGCCAGTCAAGAGATAAAAAGTGTACAGATCACCAATCTAGTGAACCGAATTGATGAAAGAATCAGCGACTTAAAATCAGAGATCCATTCATTAGAACATGAAATTCATTCGGTTGAAAGAAAAATAGAGAAAGAAAAGCAGAAACAACTGGAAGAAAAAAGAGGGTAG
- a CDS encoding YwqI/YxiC family protein yields the protein MSREIKIDASQVKRVLQHAKQSGAQMNATHPTTIKGRNQLLTADTLEKINQQLNELSTSYIGILQKQLVQTEQAVNTMIETDKALASSSKRK from the coding sequence ATGAGCAGAGAAATTAAAATAGATGCCAGTCAGGTCAAACGAGTATTACAGCATGCAAAACAATCAGGCGCTCAAATGAATGCAACACATCCAACAACCATCAAAGGGAGAAATCAGCTCCTGACGGCAGACACATTAGAAAAAATCAATCAGCAGCTAAACGAATTAAGTACATCCTACATAGGCATTCTTCAGAAACAACTTGTACAAACAGAACAAGCGGTGAACACCATGATCGAAACGGACAAGGCGCTTGCTTCCAGCAGTAAAAGAAAATAA
- a CDS encoding T7SS effector LXG polymorphic toxin, giving the protein MKTLDAFALINGIDQTLNTLKQQSQQISSIEKQIQQIISLDGALKGEAGQAIRSFYTECHIPFLQFFQVVIEEYSTALKNTKQALHALESNQNGFISQAFIEHELDQGLKKAERTISEIVSEVNHAIGRIGHIVHLPNVDESTFQQNYQKAWLETSRTIGLLHAFDREQTSALQETKSSLQTMKQYINTLSAMFTGPKIDITSYQKGSIFKNGKEEKISSTISGLNDKIDNPKDNPMMIMLKKLREKERTNVETVVRETPSSKINQTTLTLNGKVYNINEYKKINFEHAKTVDVMRDGMLYRLRISEKNKVTIESVKPISEVKTGDQPPNILNTAVEFTGINDAIRVITGRDPITGDKVANMDRLVSGVYMVPSTNIVKVGKYVFKIIKGEKVAKRVEKTAKGIGKGEQLLDKVKTYEQARNKTVDIVGDLGPNSQPYTGTLKSSAGYGKVVGRQSADGKVRWRLDYDPKKGPHINIEDFRNGKGANARKIAIPFEGNENTFKSLLKHLNR; this is encoded by the coding sequence ATGAAAACCCTTGACGCTTTTGCGCTAATAAACGGAATTGACCAAACGCTGAATACATTAAAGCAGCAATCACAACAGATTAGCTCTATAGAAAAACAAATCCAACAGATCATTTCACTTGATGGCGCACTAAAGGGAGAGGCGGGACAAGCCATCCGGTCCTTTTATACAGAATGTCATATTCCCTTCCTACAATTCTTTCAGGTCGTCATTGAGGAATACAGCACTGCGCTGAAAAACACAAAGCAGGCGCTTCATGCACTTGAATCAAATCAAAACGGCTTTATATCACAAGCATTTATTGAACACGAACTTGATCAAGGATTAAAAAAAGCTGAACGAACGATTTCTGAAATCGTATCAGAGGTGAACCACGCCATCGGCAGAATTGGTCATATTGTTCATTTGCCGAATGTAGACGAATCAACTTTTCAGCAAAACTATCAAAAAGCGTGGCTCGAGACCTCAAGAACCATTGGTCTGCTTCATGCATTTGACAGAGAGCAGACAAGCGCTTTGCAAGAAACAAAAAGTTCCCTTCAAACAATGAAGCAATACATCAATACGTTAAGTGCCATGTTCACCGGCCCAAAAATCGACATCACGAGCTATCAAAAAGGGTCTATTTTCAAAAATGGAAAAGAAGAAAAAATAAGCAGCACCATCAGTGGGTTGAATGACAAAATAGACAACCCGAAAGACAACCCGATGATGATCATGCTGAAGAAGTTGAGAGAGAAAGAACGGACGAATGTGGAGACGGTTGTTCGGGAAACACCGTCTAGTAAAATCAATCAGACCACCTTGACCTTAAATGGAAAAGTATACAACATAAATGAGTATAAAAAGATCAACTTTGAACATGCCAAAACGGTTGACGTCATGCGAGACGGAATGCTGTATCGGTTACGAATATCAGAAAAAAACAAAGTAACGATTGAGAGCGTTAAACCGATTTCTGAAGTGAAAACAGGCGATCAACCCCCAAATATCTTAAATACAGCGGTTGAATTTACCGGAATAAACGACGCAATTCGGGTTATTACAGGAAGAGATCCAATAACAGGTGATAAAGTCGCGAATATGGATCGTTTGGTATCAGGGGTGTACATGGTTCCAAGCACCAACATTGTTAAAGTAGGAAAATATGTTTTTAAAATTATTAAAGGGGAGAAAGTAGCTAAGAGGGTTGAGAAGACAGCAAAGGGTATTGGAAAAGGAGAACAATTATTAGATAAAGTTAAAACATATGAACAAGCTAGAAATAAAACAGTAGACATAGTTGGAGACCTAGGACCCAATTCACAACCATATACAGGTACGCTTAAGTCGAGTGCTGGATATGGTAAAGTTGTTGGTAGACAGTCCGCTGACGGAAAAGTAAGATGGAGATTAGATTATGACCCTAAAAAGGGACCACATATAAATATTGAAGATTTTCGTAATGGTAAAGGGGCGAATGCCCGAAAGATTGCTATTCCATTTGAGGGTAATGAAAACACTTTTAAATCTTTATTAAAACATTTGAATAGATAA
- a CDS encoding SMI1/KNR4 family protein yields the protein MINFLQNPNNHLNESASDKQIKKAESQLNMVLPHAHKTLLKQTNGCSVGGDVLLYGTEDLAERNATWEVHHYANGYVAIGDDGGGQVFLMRQTEEEKRVWIVDAGVMDPQHAELVTENLLEWVSGGCIVE from the coding sequence ATGATCAATTTCCTTCAAAACCCAAACAATCACCTGAACGAATCAGCAAGTGACAAACAAATCAAAAAGGCAGAATCCCAACTAAACATGGTGCTGCCTCATGCTCATAAGACCTTACTTAAACAGACAAATGGATGTTCCGTTGGAGGCGATGTCCTACTATATGGCACTGAGGACCTTGCGGAACGCAATGCAACGTGGGAAGTTCATCATTATGCCAACGGCTATGTAGCCATTGGCGACGATGGTGGCGGACAAGTATTTCTCATGCGTCAGACCGAAGAAGAAAAACGCGTATGGATTGTGGACGCTGGTGTGATGGACCCTCAGCATGCAGAGTTGGTGACGGAAAACTTGCTGGAGTGGGTGAGTGGAGGATGTATCGTTGAATGA
- a CDS encoding lipoate--protein ligase family protein produces MKNEPIELLTQPKWRIIDQSSLGLYVDPKQSFAMDDTLCASVGKGLSPATARSWVHHNTIVLGIQDTRLPFLQDGVKLLEEEGYRVIVRNSGGLAVVLDEGVLNVSLIFAEQKKGIDIDRGYDAMVELVCRMLSKYEVDIEAYEIVGSYCPGSYDLSINGKKFAGISQRRLRGGVAVQIYLCADGSGRERADLIRRFYDAALKDKREEVKAVFPDIQPDTMASLSELTGEPIDYALLMRLLLEELQTLSDQLTASGLNADEQLEFEKNMTRMIERNEKVFS; encoded by the coding sequence ATGAAAAATGAACCTATTGAGTTACTGACACAGCCGAAATGGCGAATCATAGATCAATCGAGCCTCGGTCTTTATGTGGACCCGAAGCAATCCTTTGCGATGGATGATACGCTTTGTGCATCGGTCGGGAAGGGACTCTCACCAGCGACAGCGCGTTCTTGGGTGCATCACAATACAATTGTGCTTGGGATTCAGGATACAAGACTGCCTTTTCTTCAAGATGGTGTAAAGCTCCTCGAAGAAGAGGGCTATCGCGTCATTGTACGCAACTCAGGCGGCCTTGCTGTGGTGCTGGATGAAGGTGTATTGAATGTGTCGTTAATCTTTGCGGAACAAAAAAAGGGCATTGATATTGACCGCGGGTATGATGCGATGGTGGAATTGGTCTGCCGGATGCTGTCTAAGTATGAGGTGGACATTGAAGCTTATGAAATTGTCGGCTCTTATTGTCCGGGCAGTTATGACCTAAGCATCAATGGAAAGAAATTTGCAGGCATTTCTCAGCGTAGATTACGTGGTGGAGTTGCTGTGCAAATTTATTTGTGTGCAGATGGAAGCGGGCGGGAACGTGCTGACTTGATCCGCCGTTTTTATGACGCCGCCTTAAAGGACAAACGAGAAGAAGTGAAGGCCGTATTTCCTGATATACAACCTGATACGATGGCGTCTTTATCAGAATTAACTGGAGAACCAATTGATTATGCGCTTCTTATGCGTCTTTTACTAGAAGAGCTTCAAACGTTAAGTGATCAGCTGACAGCGTCAGGACTGAACGCAGATGAACAGCTAGAATTTGAAAAAAACATGACGCGGATGATTGAGCGGAATGAAAAGGTGTTCTCTTAA
- a CDS encoding tetratricopeptide repeat protein produces the protein METKLEKAIELRKSGHLQESNEMLSHLVEKYPDDASIHYQCAWSYDLLGEERQAVFFYERAIELGLSSEELEDALLGLGSTYRTLGEYEKSKHMFLRGIETYPDNKAIQTFYAMTLYNLKEHSKAMEMLLNCLTETTTDPTILSYRKAIDFYSNQLDKLWK, from the coding sequence ATGGAAACCAAGCTCGAGAAAGCCATTGAACTTCGAAAAAGTGGACACCTTCAAGAATCAAATGAAATGCTCTCTCATCTTGTAGAGAAGTATCCAGACGATGCCTCTATTCATTATCAATGTGCCTGGAGTTATGACTTGCTAGGAGAGGAAAGGCAAGCTGTCTTTTTTTATGAAAGAGCCATTGAGTTAGGATTGTCTTCAGAAGAACTAGAAGACGCTCTACTAGGGTTAGGAAGTACATACAGAACCTTAGGAGAATATGAAAAGTCCAAGCACATGTTCCTAAGAGGGATAGAAACTTATCCAGATAACAAAGCCATACAAACGTTTTATGCCATGACTTTGTATAATTTGAAAGAACATAGCAAAGCAATGGAAATGTTACTGAACTGTTTAACTGAAACGACAACAGATCCTACTATTTTGAGTTATCGAAAAGCGATTGATTTTTATTCGAATCAGTTAGATAAATTGTGGAAATAA
- a CDS encoding glycosyltransferase has protein sequence MSLFTTYYPLFMLCVLSVLYVMYRIQPMASTVKKIIIVLCVFTNAAYICWRLFFTLPHEGTFNIVMGILLVACECIGFLQLLVFYTLVWKPSNRKQVMISDLDRLPTVDIFIATYNEPIEVLKRTVAGCVNLSYPKDKVHIYLCDDGKRASVEQLASEFGVHYLTRTDNKFAKAGNLNHAMSQTNGELILTLDADMVPLPAFLEKTVPYFHDGATAFVQVPQAFYNEDPFQYNMFSKDRIPNEQDFFMQTLQAGKDRFNAVMYVGSNTVFRRMALDEIGGFATGVITEDMATGMLLQGKFKSVSVGEVLAVGLAPESWLDLLKQRDRWSRGNIQCARKFNPLKVRGLTLMQRVLYLDGIVYWFNGLFKMIYILTPILFLLFGIQSFWADFQSIFMFWLPAFFSSYLAFKLVSNQKRSMFWSHIYESSMAFHLAGVALSELFFKKRVEFLVTPKGIQTDKRHFHLKTMIPHLIFLLLSLLVLVKIGYDVKVNGTMNADLTLINIFWVLYNGAGLFMALLVAFDRPRYRKSERFIIEKEGQLRSDHQDQSIACFLLDMSDSGARLSIPLDQASSLYQGQQQLFFTEDESVTCDVVWSYPEEDKLMVGVAFTDTQKSEYLSLIRFLFTREHVAITDREKKSYAVRTFLRFIRETEKVPKAIRRKWMRKPLKGVTGTLSSEDKLEEKVPLVIHDISVSGCKIESEAVIELHEKVRITIDAESLTDQPAIAVWTSKKRGRTMVGLKFVQPDIKQIEEREGVVS, from the coding sequence TTGTCATTATTCACCACGTATTACCCGCTGTTTATGCTTTGCGTTTTGTCTGTGTTGTATGTAATGTATCGTATTCAACCGATGGCCTCTACGGTTAAAAAAATCATCATTGTGCTCTGTGTGTTCACAAATGCCGCTTATATTTGCTGGCGTCTTTTCTTTACACTGCCTCATGAAGGTACTTTTAATATTGTGATGGGTATTTTGCTTGTTGCTTGTGAATGCATTGGATTTTTACAGCTGCTTGTGTTTTATACACTTGTTTGGAAACCTTCCAATCGGAAGCAAGTCATGATCAGTGATCTTGACAGGCTACCAACAGTTGATATTTTCATAGCTACATATAATGAACCAATTGAAGTGCTGAAACGCACTGTTGCAGGTTGTGTGAATCTCTCTTATCCAAAGGACAAAGTCCACATTTATTTATGTGATGATGGAAAACGGGCGTCTGTAGAGCAGCTTGCTTCTGAGTTTGGTGTTCATTATCTGACGAGAACCGATAACAAGTTTGCGAAGGCGGGTAATTTAAACCATGCGATGTCTCAAACGAATGGGGAGCTGATTCTCACACTTGATGCCGATATGGTTCCCCTTCCTGCCTTTTTAGAAAAAACAGTGCCTTATTTTCATGATGGAGCGACGGCGTTTGTTCAAGTTCCACAGGCGTTTTATAACGAAGATCCTTTCCAATATAATATGTTCTCGAAGGATCGAATTCCGAATGAGCAGGACTTCTTCATGCAAACCCTTCAAGCTGGGAAGGATCGGTTTAATGCTGTGATGTATGTCGGTAGTAATACTGTCTTTAGAAGAATGGCCTTAGATGAAATTGGTGGATTTGCTACTGGGGTGATTACAGAAGACATGGCGACAGGAATGCTGCTCCAAGGCAAGTTCAAATCTGTGTCTGTCGGAGAAGTATTAGCCGTCGGTCTGGCACCTGAAAGCTGGCTAGATCTGTTAAAGCAGAGAGATCGGTGGTCAAGAGGGAACATTCAGTGTGCCCGTAAGTTTAATCCTTTGAAGGTTCGCGGCTTAACGCTGATGCAGCGAGTTCTTTATTTAGATGGTATTGTGTATTGGTTTAACGGTTTGTTTAAAATGATTTACATTCTCACACCGATTTTGTTTTTATTGTTTGGTATTCAAAGTTTCTGGGCAGATTTCCAGTCCATTTTCATGTTCTGGCTACCGGCGTTCTTTAGTTCCTATTTAGCATTTAAACTGGTGTCGAATCAAAAAAGAAGCATGTTTTGGAGTCATATTTATGAAAGCTCGATGGCATTTCACCTAGCTGGTGTGGCTTTAAGTGAGCTGTTTTTCAAAAAGAGAGTCGAATTTCTTGTCACACCAAAGGGAATTCAAACAGACAAAAGACACTTTCATTTGAAAACGATGATTCCCCATTTGATCTTTTTGCTGCTCTCATTGCTTGTCCTAGTGAAAATAGGATACGATGTGAAGGTAAACGGAACGATGAATGCTGATCTCACGTTGATTAATATATTTTGGGTGTTGTATAACGGTGCAGGTCTATTCATGGCACTGCTTGTGGCGTTTGATCGTCCGCGTTATCGAAAATCAGAGCGGTTTATCATTGAAAAAGAGGGACAGCTTCGTTCTGATCATCAAGATCAGTCGATTGCATGTTTCCTGCTAGATATGAGTGATTCAGGAGCGCGACTCTCCATTCCATTGGATCAAGCTTCTTCTCTTTATCAAGGACAACAGCAATTATTCTTTACAGAGGATGAAAGCGTGACGTGTGACGTCGTCTGGAGCTATCCAGAGGAAGACAAGCTGATGGTAGGTGTTGCTTTTACTGACACACAAAAATCAGAGTATCTATCACTGATCCGCTTCCTATTCACACGAGAGCATGTAGCCATTACGGATCGTGAGAAAAAATCCTATGCTGTTCGGACGTTTCTCCGCTTTATAAGAGAAACAGAGAAAGTGCCAAAGGCTATACGGCGAAAATGGATGAGAAAACCTTTAAAAGGTGTGACAGGCACGTTATCATCTGAGGACAAATTAGAAGAGAAGGTGCCGCTTGTCATACACGATATTAGTGTATCTGGGTGTAAAATCGAGTCTGAAGCTGTCATTGAATTACATGAGAAAGTGCGGATCACCATTGATGCAGAATCTCTGACAGATCAGCCGGCGATTGCCGTTTGGACTTCAAAAAAACGCGGCCGCACAATGGTCGGACTCAAATTTGTTCAACCTGACATCAAGCAAATAGAAGAAAGAGAGGGAGTGGTTTCTTGA
- a CDS encoding DUF5970 family protein produces MKSKNGGYLYLLWLPIIIGAGYGISLLVPFLQPVLTLGIAGLYIFIFGDFQVRQVRYIFMFVFLINVLFSVMLFLGI; encoded by the coding sequence TTGAAATCAAAAAACGGCGGTTACCTCTATTTACTATGGCTTCCTATTATCATAGGAGCCGGCTACGGCATTTCGCTTTTGGTGCCGTTTCTTCAGCCTGTACTGACACTTGGCATCGCAGGTCTGTACATTTTTATATTTGGTGATTTTCAGGTGAGACAAGTCAGGTATATTTTTATGTTTGTCTTTTTGATTAATGTCCTATTTAGTGTGATGCTATTTTTAGGCATTTAA